A region of the Sandaracinaceae bacterium genome:
CTTCTCGTCGCCGCCCTGACGCTGCACCTCGCGGGCCGCCTGGGCCGCGATGTGCGCGTTCGGGTGGAACGGCAGCGGGAGGTCGCGCCAGACCAGACGGATCTGGTTCGGGAACGCGGCCATGAGCTGCTCGATGGTCGGGAGGACGCGCGAGCAGAACGGGCACTGGTAGTCGCTGATCTCCTGGATGACGACCGGCGCGTTGGCCGGGCCCTTGCTGGGGGCACCCGCCGGGATGGCGAGCTCGACGCGGGTCGGACGCGCGGGAGCGGCGGCGGGGGCAGCAGCTCCGGGAGCCGCGCCAGCCGGGGCGGCCAGCATCTGCTGCGTGGTGTGACCGTTGCGGATGGTCTCCGCGTAGACGCGGGCGCGCGGGGTGCCAGCGGCCACGAGGGCGCGGGCCTTGGCGAGTTCCTCGTCGATGACCATCTTGAAGGCCTCGAAGGGCTGGGCGCCGCGCAGGTTGCGGCCGTTGATGAAGAACGACGGGGTGCCGCTCGCGCCGAGGCCCTGCGCCAGCTGCTGCTGCGCGGTGATGATGGCCTGGTGCTCGTTGTTGTCGAGGGCGGCGCGGAGCTGAGCCATGTTCAGGCCCGCCTGCTGCGCGTAGGTCTCGATGTTGGGGCGCGAGAGGTCGGCCTGGTGCTCGAAGAGCAGCGCGTGCAGGGCCCAGAACTTGGCGTTGCCGCCCTGCTCGAAGGCCTCCATGGCCGCGATGGCGGCGGGCATGGCGTTCGGGTGGAAGCCGAGGGGGTTGTTCATCCACACGACGCGGACGTCACGACCGTACTCCTGCACGATGCGCGTGACGGTGGGCTCGACGCGCGAGCAGAACGGGCACTGGAACTCGCTGAAGAGCACCAGGGTGACGAGAGCGTCGTCCGGACCCTGCTGGGGCAGACGACCCTCGACGGGCACGCGGTAGACCGCGTTCGGATCGGGCTGCGGGCGAGCCTGCTGGGGAGCGGCGCCCGGCTGAGCGCCCGGGGCGGCGGCCGGGGCAGCGCGCGTGAGGCCACCACGGGTGACGGCGGCGTAGATGTTGGCGGCCGGCGTGCCGGACGCGATCAGGCGCTGCGCGTTGGCGATCTCGGCGTCGATGATGGCCTTGAAGGCCTCGAAGGGCTGGGCGCCCGTGACCTGGATACCGTTGATGAACGAGTTGGGCGTGCCCTGAGCGCCGATCTGTGCGGCGAGCGCAGCGTCGGCCTCGATGGCGCGCTGGTGCGTGTGGCCGTCCATGGCGGCGCGGTAGCGCGTCATGTCCAGGCCGACTTCGCCGGCCCAGCGGTCCAGGTTCTCGCGGGTGAGCTCACGCTGGTTCTGGAACAGGATGTCGTGCAGCCGCCAGAACTTCTCGTTGCCACCCTGCGCGAACGCCTCCATGGCGGCCTCGGCCGCGGGCATGGCGTTGGGGTGGAAGCCGAGCGGGAGGTTGCGCCACACCACGCGCACCTGCGTGGGGTACTCGCGCAGCATCTGCTCCGTGATGGGGATCATGCGCGAGCAGAACGGGCACTGGAACTCGCTGAACACCACCATGGTGACGAGCGCGTTGGCGGGGCCCTTGCTGGGCTGCGCCGCCGTCACCGGGATGGCGTAACGCGGCGTGCCGCCTGGGGCCGCAGCGCCAGCGCCGATGGCACCTGCTGCGCCTTCGCCTTCGCCCGCGCCGTCGTCGGAGGGCGCGACGACGACTTCCGCGTCCTCACCGCCACCGCCGCTGCGCTGTCCCACCAGGTTGCCAACACTGAAGCTGGCGATGGACGCGATCAAGATCGCGATAATTGCTGATCCTCTACTCATTGGTATGTACCTCTCGGCGCCCGTCCCAGTGTTGGGGACGGTGCGCAGTAAACGTTTTGCTGAAGGGAACCGGGTTCGAAGAAGCCTCGAGCACAGCAGGCACGGCGCTCGTCTTCGGGCGTCACGCGCAGCAGTCGCGCCCCAGAGAGGGACACCGCTGGCGAGCAGAACGAGGACGGACGGAGCCCAGCCGCGCTCAGCCCAGACGGGGCGGGCGATCGAGCTCACTGAGCTGCCCCGTTGCACCGGTTCCCACCCGAATGGGCGGGTGACCAGGCTTCTCGGGATGCGCTACAGCACACACGGCGCGATGCTCGGAGAGCGTCGCGCCAGCGTCGGTCGAGTTCACGCGCTCGTCGCGCGTCGGGGCCTCGCTGCCCGTGTCACACTGCGGCTCGTCGCCGTTCTCGCACCATGCGGGATTGCCACCGGCGCGGCGGCTGCCGGGGCCCCGGCGCTCGGCACCGTCTACGAGACCGGTGCCCGCCACCCAAGCAGCGCGGTCTTCGTCTAGCGCCAAGGCCGCCGAGGTGGGCGCACTGACCGCGCTGGTCTCGATGCAAGCGCCGCGCGAGTCTGCGTGGGCCGTGCCAGCGGCACCGCAGACCACCACGCCGGACGCGACCAAAGACGCCAACAGCAGCGCACCACGGGGCGCGAGCGGGCGGTTCGGGGTCATGGGCGTCGGTCGCATGGGGGCGTCAGGATACGCAAATGCCGGGGAACCGCAATGGCCGGGAGCGGACTCGCCCTGTGGGCGGGGAAGAGATTGGACAGCCGGGGAACGAGGGAACGAAGCGGGGTGTGTGGGAGTGGAGTGGAGTAGGACGGTGAGGAGGCTTCGTTGCGGGGCTCGTTCCCCGGCATCCGTGAAGTACAACGCGACGGGCCGAGGGGTATTCCGTCGCCTCGCTTTTTTTTTCTCCGCGGTGGGGGCGGCGGCCTTAGTAGGCTGCCGCAGTGCAATCGCTAGAGAGAGGCGCGATCTTCGCGGGGCGCTACGTGGTGGAGCAACTCCTCGGGGAGGGAGGCTCTGGAGCGGTGTTCGCGGCGCACGACCCCGACACGGGTGCGGCCGTGGCCATCAAGGTGCTGCGCCCCGAGCTGGCCGAGGACGCGGGCCTGCGCGCGCGGTTTCGACGGGAGGCCGGGCTGCTGCAGCACCTCTCGCACCCGGCCATCGTGACGGTCCAGGGTGGGGGTGAGACGCCCCTGCACCCGGGCGGCCCGGCCCTGCCGTTTCTCGTCATGGAGCGGCTGACCGGGCTGACGCTGCGCGCCTCACTCGCCGGCCCGTCTTCCCCCGCCGAGGTGCTGGCCTGGCTGATGCCCATCGCGAGCGCGCTGACGCAGGTGCACGCGATGGGTGTGCTGCACGGCGACATCAAGCCCGACAACCTCTTCCTGACGGGGAGCGGGCCCAAGTTGGTGGACTTCGGGAGCGCGAAGGTGCACGGCTTCCCGCGCCTGACCGCCACCGGAGAGCTGACCGGCACGCCGCACTACATGGCGCCCGAGGTCATCTCCGGGGAGCGCACGCTGGACGCACGGACCGACGTCTACGGGTTGGGGGTCACTGTGTTCGAGGCGCTCGCGGGGCGGCTGCCCTTCACCGCGCGTCACCCGGGCCGTTTGGTTGCCGAGATCATGAGCGGCGACCTGCCCTCCCTGCTCACGCTGCGCCCGGACCTGACAGCGCTCGCACCTGTCGTAGCGCAAGCCATGCACCGCACCACGGATGGCCGCTTCCCCAGCGCAGAGGCGTTTGCGCTCGCGCTGGCCGCAGTCCCGGTCAGCTGACGGGAGGCGTGCTGGCGGACGCACGCCGGCGACGGCCCCAGACCGCCGCTACGAGGGCGCCGAGCAGCGCGCCGAGGGCGTCCGCCACGATGTCCATCAGGTCCGCGTTGCGGCCAGGCACGAAGCTCTGGTGCAGCTCGTCCGTCACGCCGAAGGCGGTGGCCAGGAACGCGCCCACCAACATGGTGCGGAGCCCGTGGTGCAGCGGCCACGTGCGCACGGAAGCGTAGGAACACAGGCCTCCGAGCACAGCGTACTCGATGGTGTGCACCAGCTTGTCTTTGAAGGGCAGCTCGTCGATCGCGGGCGCTTGCAGCCGGAAGGACGACAGCAGGAAGATGAGCGCCATGTACGCGAGCGCCGGGGCCCACGCCTTCAACACCTGAGCGCGCGTGGGTGCCGACGGGAGCGGAAGCGAGCTCACGCCACCACCGGGAGCGCCAAGCGGCCGCGTGGGACCTTGGTGGCGAGCGGCCCGCGCGGTACCTCCCCGACCGCGCGCCCGAGCAGGCTGTGCTTGTAGGCCTCGGTGATCTCCACCTCCACCAGGTGGCCCGTGGGGTCGTGCCCCTGCGGCGCGTCGAAGTGGGTGATCTCGTGGCGCTCCGAGCGCCCGCTGAAGCGCCCCGTATCGCCGCGGCTGGGGCCCTCCACCAGCACGTGCTGGCGCGTGCCCACCAACGAGGCGAGGTGCGCGCTCTGCTGCTCGGCCACGAGGTCGAAGAGGCGCGTCAGGCGCTCGCCCTTGACCTCCTCGGGCACGTCGTCCACCAGGTTGAGCGCGGGCGTGAAGGGCCGCGGCGAGTACTTGAAGCCGAAGGCCGCCACGAAGCCCACTTGGCGCACGAGGTCGAGCGTGTCTTCGAAGTCGGCCTCGGTCTCACCGGGGAAGCCCACGATGATGTCGGTGGAGAGCGTGAGCCCCGGGCGGGCGCGCATGAGCACGTGTGCACGCTCGATGTACTCCTCGCGCGTGTAGCGCCGCGCCATGCGCCGCAGCTGCTCGTTGGAGCCCGACTGCACGGGCAGGTGCACGTGCGCCGGCAGCACGGCCAGCTCCGCGTGCGCTGCGATGAGGTCGTCCGTGAGGTGCCGCGGGTGCGGCGACGTGTAGCGCAGGCGCGCGAGGTCCGGCACCTCGGCCGCGATGCGGCGCAAGAGGTCCGCGAACTGCGAGCGGCTCGCGGTGCGGCGGCTGGTGGGCGCGACTCCATCTTCGTACCAGGAGTTCACGGTCTGCCCCAGCAGCGTGATCTCGCGCACACCGCCTTCCACCAGGCGCGTGATCTCCTCGACGATGGTGTCCCCCGAGCGGTAGCGCTCGCTGCCGCGGGTGTAGGGCACGATGCAGTACGTGCAGCGCTCGTCGCAGCCCTTCATGACGGTCACGAACGAGGTCACCTCGCGCAGGCCCTCGCGCGGCTTGGCGTGCAGGAACTGCGGCTCGTCCATGTCGAACACGGTGCGCGCGCGCGGCGGGGCGCCGCCCTCGGCCTCACGCAGCAGCCCGGGCAGCTCGGGGATGTTGTCGGGCCCCAGCACCAGGTCGATGAAGGGCGCCTTCGCCAGCAAGCGCTCGCCCTCTTGCTGCGCCACGCACCCCGCCACCGCCAGCATCACACCACGGCGCTGCTCCTTGAGCGGGCGCAGCGTGCCCAGCAGGCTCATGAGCTTGTGCTCGGCCTTCTCGCGCACGCTGCAGGTGTTGACCACGATGAGATCCGCCAGCGTGGCGTCGTCGGTCGGCTCGAACCCGTCCGCGTGCAGCACCTCCTCGATGCGACGCGAATCGTGCACGTTCATCTGGCAGCCGAAGGTCTGGACGATGTAGCGCTTCATGGGGACCGGCCAACTTGTCGCGCGCCGGGGCGCTCGGCGCAAGCCAAGGCTGCCTGCGGCGCGCCGATGGAGGCGTCAATAGACCGAGGCGATGGCGTCCATGCGGGGCGTGGGCACCCCCAGCGCGCGGGCGTGGTGCTGCAACCTGTCGAGACGCGAAGCCGAGGTCCGCCCGCGACAGCCGTGCTCGGGATCGCCCGCCACGGAGGCCTCGAAGTGTGCGAAGAGGGCGTCGAAGTCGAGCTCCTGCCCCGTGAGCGCCGCCTGCACCGCGATGACCTCGCGCGCCACCACCTCGGCCAGCGGCCGGTGCGCCGCCAGCAGCTGCCCCACGCTGCCGCCCACCTCGAGGCCCGCGATGTTGGCCGTCAGAATGTACAGATTCTTGGCCACCAGCTCGAACAGCAGCTGCTCGTCGGGCACCGCGTGCGTGGGCACGCCGAGGCCTGCCAGCGCGGCCACCCAGAACTCCCGCTGCGGCCCCGCAATGGGCGTGCTGCGGATGGGCCGGAGGTCGGTGGTGGCCTTCTTCTCGAACCACACCACCGCCACCGTCGGGTCCACGACACCACGCTCGGTCCAGCTGCTGGGCAGCAGCTCGTTCTGCAGCAGCAACGTGCGCTCTCGGTAGCCCGCCGGCAGCGCATCGAGCGCGGCCGTGAGATCCAGCTCGCCCACGGCCACCACCACCGACCGCGGCGCGGGCGTTTCGCGCGCCACCTCGGCGATGTCCTGCCCACGCGTGACGGGCACCACCCGGCACCCCGCGCCCTCCGCCGCCCGCGCGAACACCCCACCCATCTGCCCGAGACCGATCACCACGACGTCATCCATCCCCCACCCCTTATCACGCGCTCGGTCACAGATCCCGCGCGCCGCGTGGGTGTCGTGACGTGGGGAGGTGATCGCGAGGAGCGGGAGCGGCACCCTGGTCTGCGGGGCCGGTCGCGCTGGCGCTCCCTCGGGTGCCTCCCCCAATTCGGCGCGTCCTGCGGACGCTTGAATTGGGCCCCCCCCCACCCCCGCTGCCCAGGGCGCCGCTCCCGCTCCACGCCAACGTCTAGAGGCGGCAAGGGCCCAACTGGGGCGTGCGGGATCCGCTTCTCCACGACGGGCTCACCTGAGCGCTCCGAAGCGCGCCGAGCGCCATCGAGCGCAGCCAGACCCACCGTGCGCCATCGAGCGCAGCCGGACGCACCGAGCCCAGCACGCTCACGAGGCTCGTCGGCCCCAGCCATCCGATGCATCCAGCTGAGCCCACCTGAGCCCAGCCGAGCCTCCGGCGCCCTCTCCCAGGGGCCCGCCAGCGCACCCACGCCCGGCGCGAGGCGCCACCGTGGAGGGCGACGGGCGCCCTGGGCAGCGGGGCTTGATGGGCCCCCGAAAACAAACGCAGCGCGCAGCGCGAAGTGCCGTT
Encoded here:
- a CDS encoding thioredoxin domain-containing protein, translating into MIASIASFSVGNLVGQRSGGGGEDAEVVVAPSDDGAGEGEGAAGAIGAGAAAPGGTPRYAIPVTAAQPSKGPANALVTMVVFSEFQCPFCSRMIPITEQMLREYPTQVRVVWRNLPLGFHPNAMPAAEAAMEAFAQGGNEKFWRLHDILFQNQRELTRENLDRWAGEVGLDMTRYRAAMDGHTHQRAIEADAALAAQIGAQGTPNSFINGIQVTGAQPFEAFKAIIDAEIANAQRLIASGTPAANIYAAVTRGGLTRAAPAAAPGAQPGAAPQQARPQPDPNAVYRVPVEGRLPQQGPDDALVTLVLFSEFQCPFCSRVEPTVTRIVQEYGRDVRVVWMNNPLGFHPNAMPAAIAAMEAFEQGGNAKFWALHALLFEHQADLSRPNIETYAQQAGLNMAQLRAALDNNEHQAIITAQQQLAQGLGASGTPSFFINGRNLRGAQPFEAFKMVIDEELAKARALVAAGTPRARVYAETIRNGHTTQQMLAAPAGAAPGAAAPAAAPARPTRVELAIPAGAPSKGPANAPVVIQEISDYQCPFCSRVLPTIEQLMAAFPNQIRLVWRDLPLPFHPNAHIAAQAAREVQRQGGDEKFWAYNAKLFENQRDLTRETLERLATELGGINMAQFRQALDTERHKAAVDADLAAAQAVGINGTPGFVINGTVISGAVPYEQFEAAVRAALAAR
- a CDS encoding serine/threonine protein kinase, which encodes MQSLERGAIFAGRYVVEQLLGEGGSGAVFAAHDPDTGAAVAIKVLRPELAEDAGLRARFRREAGLLQHLSHPAIVTVQGGGETPLHPGGPALPFLVMERLTGLTLRASLAGPSSPAEVLAWLMPIASALTQVHAMGVLHGDIKPDNLFLTGSGPKLVDFGSAKVHGFPRLTATGELTGTPHYMAPEVISGERTLDARTDVYGLGVTVFEALAGRLPFTARHPGRLVAEIMSGDLPSLLTLRPDLTALAPVVAQAMHRTTDGRFPSAEAFALALAAVPVS
- a CDS encoding VanZ family protein — translated: MLKAWAPALAYMALIFLLSSFRLQAPAIDELPFKDKLVHTIEYAVLGGLCSYASVRTWPLHHGLRTMLVGAFLATAFGVTDELHQSFVPGRNADLMDIVADALGALLGALVAAVWGRRRRASASTPPVS
- the miaB gene encoding tRNA (N6-isopentenyl adenosine(37)-C2)-methylthiotransferase MiaB gives rise to the protein MKRYIVQTFGCQMNVHDSRRIEEVLHADGFEPTDDATLADLIVVNTCSVREKAEHKLMSLLGTLRPLKEQRRGVMLAVAGCVAQQEGERLLAKAPFIDLVLGPDNIPELPGLLREAEGGAPPRARTVFDMDEPQFLHAKPREGLREVTSFVTVMKGCDERCTYCIVPYTRGSERYRSGDTIVEEITRLVEGGVREITLLGQTVNSWYEDGVAPTSRRTASRSQFADLLRRIAAEVPDLARLRYTSPHPRHLTDDLIAAHAELAVLPAHVHLPVQSGSNEQLRRMARRYTREEYIERAHVLMRARPGLTLSTDIIVGFPGETEADFEDTLDLVRQVGFVAAFGFKYSPRPFTPALNLVDDVPEEVKGERLTRLFDLVAEQQSAHLASLVGTRQHVLVEGPSRGDTGRFSGRSERHEITHFDAPQGHDPTGHLVEVEITEAYKHSLLGRAVGEVPRGPLATKVPRGRLALPVVA